The Halorientalis sp. IM1011 genome window below encodes:
- a CDS encoding pyridoxal phosphate-dependent aminotransferase, translating to MQVSDRVESVPPSGIRRFFELAEEMDDLISLGVGEPDFSAPWSARDAAIASLERGETSYTANRGKRELREAIARHQTRSYGLEYDPDDEILVTTGASEGIDLAFRALVDPGDTVAVAQPSYVSYVPGVKFAGGEPLPVPTRAEDEFKLTREVLEDAGAQEADALVYCYPNNPTGATMTGDELREVAAFCREHDLIVLADEIYAALTYEHDHTSIATLPGMRERTVVFNGFSKAYAMTGLRLGYAMGPAEAISAMNRVHQYTMLSAPTTAQHAALDALENCDDDVADMRKQYDRRRNFVLSRFSEMGIDCFEAAGAFYAFPECPTDDSQAFAENLIQEQKVAVVPGDVFGAGGAGHLRVSYATGLDELKTALNRIEEFID from the coding sequence ATGCAGGTGTCAGACCGCGTCGAGAGCGTGCCGCCGTCGGGCATCCGGCGCTTTTTCGAACTCGCCGAGGAGATGGACGACCTCATCTCGCTGGGCGTGGGCGAACCGGACTTTTCGGCCCCCTGGAGCGCCCGCGACGCCGCCATCGCATCGCTCGAACGGGGCGAGACCTCCTACACCGCCAACCGCGGGAAGCGGGAACTCCGGGAGGCCATCGCCCGCCACCAGACCCGGTCGTACGGGCTGGAGTACGACCCCGACGACGAGATTCTCGTCACCACGGGGGCTAGCGAGGGGATCGACCTGGCCTTCCGTGCGCTGGTCGACCCCGGCGACACCGTGGCGGTCGCCCAGCCGAGTTACGTCTCCTACGTGCCCGGCGTCAAGTTCGCGGGCGGCGAGCCGCTGCCGGTGCCGACCCGTGCCGAGGACGAGTTCAAACTGACCCGCGAGGTGCTCGAAGACGCCGGCGCGCAGGAGGCCGACGCACTGGTCTACTGTTACCCGAACAACCCGACCGGCGCGACGATGACCGGCGACGAACTCCGGGAAGTCGCCGCCTTCTGTCGCGAGCACGACCTGATCGTGCTGGCCGACGAGATCTACGCGGCGCTGACCTACGAACACGACCACACCTCTATCGCGACGCTCCCGGGCATGCGCGAGCGGACGGTCGTGTTCAACGGGTTCTCGAAGGCCTACGCCATGACGGGCCTGCGACTGGGCTACGCGATGGGGCCGGCCGAAGCGATCTCGGCCATGAACCGCGTCCACCAGTATACGATGCTGTCGGCTCCGACGACCGCCCAGCACGCGGCGCTCGATGCCCTGGAGAACTGCGACGACGACGTGGCCGATATGCGAAAACAGTACGACCGTCGCCGGAACTTCGTCCTCTCGCGCTTTTCGGAGATGGGCATCGACTGCTTCGAGGCCGCAGGTGCGTTCTACGCCTTCCCGGAGTGTCCGACCGACGACAGTCAGGCCTTCGCCGAGAACCTGATCCAGGAGCAGAAAGTGGCCGTCGTTCCCGGCGACGTGTTCGGCGCGGGCGGGGCCGGCCACCTCCGCGTGTCGTACGCGACCGGACTCGACGAGCTCAAAACGGCCCTGAATCGCATCGAAGAGTTCATAGACTGA
- a CDS encoding type II/IV secretion system ATPase subunit, whose amino-acid sequence MATDDKEGGDTEPVDAEEGADAEEVLARVERATVGEYTWEDFRREFHTGGPFDRTEFLGFDPRKTEDKLIQGASAAKGLNAPFGQFMDPSKAPVVKDHYKWEHYKQEYYYTDGQPPTDSEGEQKEFDPADALGFDPDEIEGVLSFGEGLASELDEVVEERTVDVNEDLDEDMFFSTVDGKTTVVNRYDLEKSVPESKKSHFEELERYWVNKPYACVVIFHSKKENEKKYYVIEPHLNPIEAELQDFLAGKLRTAIKYSEDDVVVEGSEEDRAEVIQREAQRLLDRYDLLRDDATVESDLGTMDKFKQMMGMDVELPATASGDLSGISARPEPAILEEDPDTLSEYQVEKLLYVLKRNFIGYARIDPVKHDINVEDISCDGYNSRVFVYHTDYEQIISNVEHGESELDDFVVKLAQRSGKGISKRQPQVDATLPDGSRAQLTLGREVSDHGTNYTIRQFKDVPFTPIDLINWNTFSLDEMAFLWLCIENNKSLIFAGGTASGKTTSLNAVSLFIPSSAKIVSIEDTREVELPQRNWVASVTRPSFGEDDTGDVDEFDLLEAALRQRPDYIVMGEIRGEEGRTLFQVMSTGHTTYTTFHADSVGEVIKRFTTEPINVSKTLFTALDLVSIQTQTRTGGRKVRRNKTLTEINEYSAENDEINVRDVYQWQAETDTFIQMGQSNTLEEIKFDRGWNQERLDEELFKRKVVLAYLINNNINTYQQVAATIQAFINDPDTILTLIAHDKLENSLEDLREMESVKINIDPKKEEMVPRPDAGEEISEETSDILDNAQPLFDRYKSMETPEIVKALSGIETDEDIVPDDEEEEDDAEIDFGQFVTKAGAEAEEGD is encoded by the coding sequence ATGGCAACCGATGACAAAGAGGGGGGCGACACCGAACCCGTCGACGCCGAGGAGGGCGCCGACGCGGAGGAGGTGCTCGCTCGGGTCGAGCGTGCCACAGTCGGAGAGTACACGTGGGAGGACTTCCGACGCGAGTTCCACACCGGTGGCCCGTTCGACCGCACGGAGTTTCTCGGGTTCGATCCCCGGAAGACGGAGGACAAACTGATCCAGGGTGCGAGCGCCGCGAAGGGCCTGAACGCACCCTTCGGGCAGTTCATGGATCCGTCGAAGGCACCCGTCGTCAAGGACCACTACAAGTGGGAGCATTACAAACAGGAGTACTACTACACCGACGGACAGCCGCCGACGGACTCGGAAGGCGAGCAAAAGGAGTTCGACCCGGCCGACGCGCTCGGGTTCGACCCCGACGAGATAGAGGGCGTGTTGAGTTTCGGTGAGGGGCTGGCCTCGGAACTGGACGAGGTCGTCGAGGAGCGAACCGTCGACGTCAACGAGGACCTCGACGAGGACATGTTCTTCTCGACGGTCGACGGAAAAACGACCGTCGTCAACCGGTACGACTTGGAGAAGTCCGTCCCGGAGTCGAAGAAGTCCCACTTCGAGGAACTCGAACGCTACTGGGTGAACAAACCCTACGCCTGCGTCGTCATCTTCCACTCGAAGAAAGAAAACGAGAAGAAGTACTACGTCATCGAACCACATCTCAATCCCATCGAGGCTGAGTTACAGGACTTCCTCGCGGGCAAACTCCGGACTGCGATCAAGTACTCCGAGGACGACGTGGTCGTCGAGGGCAGTGAGGAGGACCGAGCGGAGGTCATCCAGCGCGAGGCCCAGCGGTTGCTCGACCGGTACGACCTGTTGCGCGACGACGCCACGGTCGAGTCGGATCTGGGCACGATGGACAAGTTCAAGCAGATGATGGGGATGGACGTCGAGTTACCCGCCACGGCATCCGGTGATCTCTCCGGCATCTCGGCCCGACCGGAACCGGCCATCCTCGAAGAGGACCCCGACACACTCAGCGAGTATCAGGTCGAGAAGTTGCTGTACGTCCTCAAGCGCAACTTCATCGGGTACGCACGCATCGACCCCGTCAAACACGACATCAACGTGGAGGACATCTCCTGTGACGGGTACAACAGCCGGGTGTTCGTCTACCACACCGACTACGAACAGATCATCTCCAACGTCGAACACGGAGAAAGCGAACTCGACGACTTCGTGGTCAAACTCGCCCAGCGCTCCGGCAAGGGTATCTCCAAACGCCAGCCACAGGTCGACGCGACCCTCCCGGACGGCTCGCGTGCCCAGCTCACCCTCGGCCGGGAGGTCTCGGACCACGGGACCAACTACACCATCCGTCAGTTCAAGGACGTCCCGTTCACCCCGATCGACCTGATCAACTGGAACACCTTCTCGCTGGACGAGATGGCCTTCCTCTGGCTCTGCATCGAGAACAACAAATCGCTCATCTTCGCGGGCGGTACGGCGTCGGGGAAGACCACCAGCCTGAACGCGGTCTCCCTGTTCATCCCCTCCAGCGCCAAGATCGTCTCCATCGAGGACACCCGCGAGGTCGAGTTGCCCCAGCGCAACTGGGTCGCCAGCGTCACCCGGCCCTCCTTCGGTGAGGACGACACCGGTGACGTGGACGAGTTCGACCTGCTGGAGGCCGCACTGCGTCAGCGTCCCGACTACATCGTGATGGGTGAGATCCGTGGTGAGGAGGGTCGGACCCTCTTCCAGGTCATGTCGACGGGGCACACCACCTACACCACGTTCCACGCCGACTCGGTGGGCGAGGTCATCAAGCGGTTCACGACCGAACCGATCAACGTCTCGAAGACGCTGTTCACCGCGCTCGATCTGGTCTCGATCCAGACCCAGACCCGGACGGGCGGGCGCAAGGTCCGCCGGAACAAGACGCTGACCGAGATCAACGAGTACTCCGCGGAGAACGACGAGATCAACGTCAGGGACGTCTACCAGTGGCAGGCCGAGACGGACACGTTCATCCAGATGGGCCAGTCCAACACCCTGGAGGAGATCAAGTTCGACCGCGGGTGGAACCAGGAGCGACTCGACGAGGAGCTGTTCAAGCGGAAGGTCGTCCTGGCCTACCTCATCAACAACAACATCAACACCTACCAGCAGGTGGCCGCGACGATCCAGGCGTTCATCAACGACCCCGACACGATACTGACGCTGATCGCCCACGACAAACTGGAGAACAGCCTCGAGGACCTCCGGGAGATGGAGTCGGTCAAGATCAACATCGACCCCAAGAAAGAGGAGATGGTCCCCCGGCCCGACGCCGGCGAGGAGATCAGCGAGGAGACGAGCGATATCCTCGACAACGCCCAGCCGCTGTTCGACCGGTACAAGAGCATGGAGACCCCCGAGATCGTGAAAGCGCTATCGGGCATCGAGACCGACGAGGACATCGTCCCCGACGACGAGGAGGAAGAGGACGACGCCGAGATCGACTTCGGGCAGTTCGTGACCAAGGCCGGCGCGGAAGCAGAGGAAGGGGACTAG
- a CDS encoding type II secretion system F family protein yields the protein MSLDTRSGGTVSSTSTLGDTFYPLYESLFDDEGDFVNSVENKLAQARMPQNVELFLSRALGVGALAGLTLWIVGSLLGYLIFALFLPDAPVLLGLSESQIPEIMLQLKIPFLVFVTGIVFGLIGFGIGFGSMVSIPYFRAGARKREINVLLSDSISFMYALSVGGLNQLEILQAMARADDTYGEVSKEFQSIVLETEYFDTDYRTAIRNQALQTPSDELAQFLTDMLSIVDSGGDMTGFLEDQKEKHMRTAKQEQEQVLETMELFGEMYMTLSLFPLLLIIILVIMSMMGNSQQFLLLGTVYGLIPLTGIGFLVLVSTVTQDEIGDGYLRPEGGRDDVVVRQGLDVLNLGLVEKYTGNYGVFEKIKGRERSHELTEILRKPHIFFRDNPTVVLALTVPFSIIALVLSVLYGFAPLSPEGFVDNPVGSTFFWFYVPLYINFVPLMIFYEWNVRSRRGVVSQLSENLRKLSSANDTGMTLLESLNVVSETSSGKLADEFETMYAKVNYGTNLKDAMREFNNKYHIPRVARTVKLISKAQEASSQIEDVLTTAAQASENQDDIDRDRKSRTRMQVVIIIMTYLTLLGVMALLKTQFLDVMSGLTNQVSGGSSSSAAAGGGQFGGGVDTGLLSVLFFHAVTLQAVLSSFIAGYIREVDLISGVKFAVILPTIALVTWMAVG from the coding sequence ATGAGCCTCGACACGCGAAGCGGCGGGACGGTCAGCTCCACGAGCACCCTCGGGGACACGTTCTACCCCCTCTACGAGTCCCTGTTCGACGACGAGGGCGACTTCGTCAACAGCGTCGAGAACAAACTGGCCCAGGCCCGGATGCCCCAGAACGTCGAGTTGTTCCTCTCGCGCGCGCTCGGCGTGGGCGCGCTCGCCGGGCTGACGCTGTGGATCGTCGGCTCGCTGCTGGGCTATCTCATCTTCGCCCTGTTCCTGCCCGATGCACCGGTGTTGCTCGGGCTCTCGGAGAGCCAGATCCCGGAGATCATGTTGCAGCTGAAGATTCCGTTTCTGGTCTTCGTCACCGGCATCGTCTTCGGGCTGATCGGGTTCGGCATCGGCTTCGGCTCGATGGTGTCGATTCCCTACTTCCGTGCGGGCGCTCGCAAACGCGAGATCAACGTTCTGCTGTCCGATTCGATCTCTTTCATGTACGCACTGTCGGTCGGGGGCCTCAACCAACTGGAGATTCTGCAGGCGATGGCCCGGGCCGACGACACCTACGGCGAGGTGTCCAAGGAGTTCCAGTCCATCGTGCTGGAGACCGAGTACTTCGACACGGACTACCGGACGGCGATCCGCAATCAGGCACTGCAGACGCCAAGCGACGAACTGGCGCAGTTCCTGACGGACATGCTCTCCATCGTCGACTCCGGGGGTGACATGACCGGATTCCTCGAGGACCAGAAGGAGAAACACATGCGGACGGCCAAACAGGAACAGGAGCAGGTCCTCGAAACCATGGAGCTGTTCGGGGAGATGTACATGACGCTCTCTCTGTTCCCCCTCCTTCTCATCATCATCCTCGTCATCATGTCGATGATGGGGAACTCCCAGCAGTTCCTCCTGCTGGGGACGGTATACGGGCTGATCCCGCTGACCGGGATCGGCTTCCTGGTGCTGGTCTCGACGGTCACTCAGGACGAGATCGGCGACGGCTATCTCCGGCCCGAAGGCGGCCGCGACGACGTGGTCGTCCGGCAGGGTCTGGACGTGCTGAACCTCGGTCTGGTCGAGAAGTACACCGGCAACTACGGGGTCTTCGAGAAGATCAAGGGCCGGGAACGCTCCCACGAGCTGACCGAGATTCTCCGGAAGCCACACATCTTCTTCCGGGACAATCCGACGGTCGTACTGGCGCTGACGGTGCCGTTCTCGATCATCGCGCTCGTGTTGAGCGTGCTGTACGGGTTCGCACCGCTGTCACCGGAGGGATTCGTCGACAACCCCGTCGGGTCGACGTTCTTCTGGTTCTACGTCCCGCTGTACATCAACTTCGTCCCGCTGATGATTTTCTACGAGTGGAACGTCCGCTCGCGGCGGGGCGTCGTGAGCCAGCTTTCGGAGAACCTGCGGAAACTCTCCAGTGCGAACGATACCGGGATGACCCTGCTGGAGTCGCTGAACGTCGTCTCCGAGACCTCCTCAGGGAAACTGGCCGACGAGTTCGAGACAATGTACGCGAAGGTCAACTACGGGACGAACCTGAAAGACGCGATGCGGGAGTTCAACAACAAGTACCACATCCCGCGGGTCGCCCGGACTGTCAAGCTCATCAGCAAGGCACAGGAGGCGTCGAGTCAGATCGAGGACGTGCTGACGACGGCGGCACAGGCTTCGGAGAACCAGGACGACATCGACCGCGACCGGAAGTCCCGGACCCGGATGCAGGTGGTCATCATCATCATGACCTACCTGACGCTACTCGGCGTGATGGCGCTGCTGAAGACGCAGTTCCTCGACGTGATGTCCGGCCTGACCAACCAGGTCAGTGGCGGGAGCAGCAGTTCCGCGGCGGCCGGCGGCGGCCAGTTCGGGGGCGGCGTCGACACCGGCCTGCTGTCGGTGCTGTTCTTCCACGCGGTGACGCTCCAGGCGGTGCTCTCGTCGTTCATCGCGGGGTACATCCGCGAGGTCGACCTGATCTCGGGGGTCAAGTTCGCCGTCATCCTGCCGACGATCGCACTGGTGACGTGGATGGCGGTGGGGTGA